Part of the Tolypothrix sp. PCC 7910 genome, CTGAAGACGAGGAAGCAGAAGAAGAATAAATTCCCTAGTTAAGAAAAGCACGAACAGCGCTATTAAATGAGCGCTTTTTCGCTGCTTTTCGGCATTATGCATAGTTATAGTTAATTGGATCAGCTCAATTAACTATTGCCTATGACTGATGCTTAAAGAATTTATAAAAAGTAAGTTATCTGTAGTTTCTGGATTCTTAGTATTCAGCGCGATTGGTATTTTGCCTCCTTTTGAGGGTAGCGCAGATGCTCAAATCCTTAGACAATGATCTCAAGAGTACTAAATTATCTTGAAAAATTCATTTTTCTACGAGTATGTTAGGAAAATTTTTTCAGAAACCAGAGCAACAAGAAAACGAACGGGTACCTCCTGGCCAATATATAGCTAAGGGGTTCCCTGTTTTAACTTATGGTGCAACACCGCAAATAAATACGGAAGAATGGGAATTTAAAGTTTGGGGTTTGGCAAAACCTGCCACTTTTACATGGGCAGATTTTATGGCTTTACCTCAATCTGAATTCACAGCAGATTTTCACTGTGTAACTCGCTGGTCTAAGCTCGATGTTAAGTGGACTGGGATTAAAGTTACAGATTTTATGAGTTTAATAGAGGTAGATCCCCAAGCAGTTCATGTGATGGAACATTGCTATGGTGGCTACACTACAAATATCTCAATGGCAGATTTTCTGCGTGAGGAAAATTTCTTTGCTTTTAATTTGTTTGGTGAACCTTTACCAGCAGAACATGGTGGGCCAATGCGGTTAGTTGTTCCCCATCTTTATGCTTGGAAAAGTGCTAAGTGGATTAATGGTTTAGAGTTTCTCAGTCGTGAAGAACTGGGTTTTTGGGAGCGTAATGGTTACCACCAACGTGGTGAACCTTGGGCGGAAGAGCGTTATAGTTACTAATTCGTAATTCGTAATTCGTAATTAATTTATGAGTTTGCGAATAACGCGCTCTAGAAATTAGGAATTTTGTGAATTATTTAGTAACCAAGAAGTCTTTTGAGGAAAGCTAATTTTCCTTGATAGGGAGCGTAACGCCAATTTATATCTAATAAAAAGGAGTTTTGCAAGACGCTTTTACGGTGGGAGAAGGTGTCAAAACTGGCTTTACCATGATAGTTGCCAATACCACTATTACTCACACCACCAAAGGGTAAAGATGGAACACCAAATTGCAGTACTGTATCGTTGAGACAAACTCCACCGGATGAAGTTTCTTGCAAAATGCGCTTTTGCAGGCTTTTATTTTGGGTAAATAGGTATAAAGCTAAAGGTTTTGGTCGAGAGTTAATTAAGGCGATCGCGTCTTTAATGTCACTATATTCAATGATGGGTAAAATAGGCCCAAAAATTTCTTCCTGCATCACTGCATCTTCTAACGATACGTTATCCAGCAGTGTGGGAGCAATATAAAGTTCTTCTGAATTGATTTCTCCACCAATAATTACTTCACCATTTTTGAGGAGATTTGCTAATCTATCAAAGTGTTTTTGAGAGATAATTCTGGCAAAATCTGGACTTTTAGCAGGGTTATCTCCATAAAATTCTTTG contains:
- a CDS encoding sulfite oxidase-like oxidoreductase, with the protein product MLGKFFQKPEQQENERVPPGQYIAKGFPVLTYGATPQINTEEWEFKVWGLAKPATFTWADFMALPQSEFTADFHCVTRWSKLDVKWTGIKVTDFMSLIEVDPQAVHVMEHCYGGYTTNISMADFLREENFFAFNLFGEPLPAEHGGPMRLVVPHLYAWKSAKWINGLEFLSREELGFWERNGYHQRGEPWAEERYSY